A section of the Citrus sinensis cultivar Valencia sweet orange chromosome 8, DVS_A1.0, whole genome shotgun sequence genome encodes:
- the LOC127899387 gene encoding uncharacterized protein LOC127899387, producing the protein MPIDATVSMLVDNKNNWKTGLIQQNIVKDDAEAILSIPLPRRQSEDEVIWHYDKRGKYIVKSGYQVALKLKFPNSPTCSNSSSSNWNIIWKLTLPAKIKIFIWRAVKNLLPTAENLWKRKIIHEAYCKRCGNRVENTLHALITCKAAKKVWQLSPLASSFQEMGNTDILGDLMRVQQKLSRVDMEMLMTILWVIWYDRNKLVFEDLKLDPRLSMAKAEAINEAFRRTQFLEITNGGKLQKLKQIGAIIRDSSGKCMAAGIKAVKFSGGVSIVEAESAEWGVQIAQQMGMQSIILETDSQEVADLINDRERNLTEICWTISEIQSLKKTFSSFETKYVPRACNISAHLLAKVALAKL; encoded by the exons ATGCCTATAGATGCCACTGTTTCAATGCTGGtagataacaaaaataattggaaGACAGGCCTGATTCAGCAGAACATTGTGAAGGATGATGCCGAAGCCATTCTAAGCATTCCCTTGCCTAGGAGACAAAGTGAAGATGAAGTTATATGGCATTACGATAAAAGAGGGAAATATATAGTGAAGAGTGGATACCAAGTGGCTCTAAAGTTAAAATTTCCAAACTCTCCTACTTGCTCTAACAGTAGTAGTAGTAACTGGAATATCATCTGGAAGCTCACTCTCCCTGCTAAAATCAAGATTTTCATTTGGAGGGCAGTAAAAAATCTACTGCCCACAGCTGAAAATTTGTGGAAGCGAAAGATTATTCATGAAGCCTACTGTAAACGTTGTGGCAATCGAGTGGAAAACACCTTACATGCCCTGATTACTTGTAAAGCTGCAAAGAAAGTTTGGCAACTCTCACCTCTGGCTAGTTCTTTTCAGGAAATGGGAAATACTGATATCTTGGGAGACTTAATGAGGGTGCAGCAGAAGCTAAGTAGAGTCGATATGGAAATGCTGATGACTATTCTCTGGGTGATCTGGTATGACAGAAACAAACTGGTCTTTGAAGATTTGAAGTTAGATCCAAGACTATCAATGGCCAAAGCTGAAGCAATTAATGAGGCCTTCAGAAGAACTCAGTTCCTAGAGATTACGAATGGAGGAAAATTGCAGAAGCTAAAGCAAATAG GTGCAATAATCAGAGACTCCTCTGGAAAATGCATGGCTGCAGGCATAAAAGCTGTTAAATTCAGCGGAGGGGTATCAATAGTGGAGGCAGAATCAGCTGAATGGGGAGTGCAAATAGCTCAACAGATGGGTATGCAATCAATAATTCTAGAAACAGATTCTCAAGAAGTAGCAGACCTGATAAACGATAGAGAGAGAAACTTAACAGAGATTTGCTGGACTATCTCGGAAATTCAGAGTTTAAAGAAAACCTTCAgttcttttgaaacaaaatatgtGCCCAGAGCCTGTAATATTAGTGCTCATCTTTTAGCTAAAGTTGCTTTGGCAAAGTTGTAA